Proteins co-encoded in one Candidatus Methylomirabilota bacterium genomic window:
- a CDS encoding glycosyltransferase family 4 protein, giving the protein MRFELLTSTPLSPTEGSGTFVAIDGLARGLAALGHVMAVRPLRLRTRFHTLDRLLYNVGALAAPPAGDVVVGVDLDGFLWAWRSPRQRFVVMLKGVIVDELRNERGLVRALLSVQARWERLNTARADRVIVPSRYSASVAAQAYAIPRDKVAVVPEPIDLAEWRRRFAAAGGSRSARPTVLSVARMYPRKRLGDLLQAAVILRERIPGVQVRIVGGGPESARLGALHAGLGLGDAAVLLGEVSRAQLAVEYVGAWCFCLPTVQEGFGLVFAEAMAVGLPVVSCRAAAVPEIVEDRRTGFLVNPGSPGELAMAMETLLTNRGLAQDFGAAGARRVEAFDLVPVARRFLEALP; this is encoded by the coding sequence GTGCGCTTCGAGCTTCTCACCTCGACGCCGCTCTCGCCGACCGAGGGGAGCGGCACCTTCGTCGCGATCGACGGCCTGGCGCGCGGGCTCGCGGCGCTCGGCCACGTGATGGCGGTGCGGCCCCTCCGGCTCCGCACTCGCTTCCACACGCTCGACCGCCTGCTCTACAACGTGGGCGCGCTCGCCGCGCCCCCGGCGGGCGACGTCGTCGTCGGCGTCGATCTGGACGGGTTTCTGTGGGCCTGGAGAAGCCCGCGGCAGCGCTTCGTCGTCATGCTCAAGGGCGTCATCGTCGACGAGCTCCGGAACGAGCGCGGCCTCGTGCGGGCGCTCCTCTCCGTCCAGGCGCGCTGGGAGCGGCTCAACACCGCGCGCGCCGACCGCGTGATCGTGCCGAGCCGCTACTCGGCGTCCGTCGCGGCGCAGGCGTACGCGATTCCGCGCGACAAGGTGGCCGTCGTGCCCGAGCCGATCGATCTCGCGGAGTGGCGCCGGCGGTTCGCCGCCGCCGGGGGATCGCGGAGCGCCCGGCCGACCGTTCTTTCCGTTGCGCGCATGTACCCCCGGAAGCGCCTCGGCGATCTCCTGCAGGCCGCCGTGATCCTCCGGGAGCGAATCCCCGGGGTCCAGGTCCGCATCGTAGGGGGAGGTCCGGAGTCCGCCCGCCTCGGGGCGCTTCACGCCGGGCTCGGCCTGGGGGACGCGGCGGTGCTGCTTGGCGAGGTCTCACGGGCACAACTCGCCGTAGAATATGTCGGTGCCTGGTGTTTCTGCCTCCCGACGGTCCAGGAAGGGTTCGGGCTGGTGTTCGCGGAGGCGATGGCGGTGGGGCTGCCCGTGGTGTCGTGCCGCGCGGCGGCCGTGCCCGAGATCGTCGAGGACCGGCGGACCGGCTTTCTGGTGAACCCGGGGAGCCCGGGCGAGCTCGCGATGGCGATGGAGACATTGCTCACGAACAGGGGACTCGCGCAGGACTTCGGTGCCGCCGGCGCGCGCCGCGTGGAAGCGTTCGATCTGGTGCCGGTGGCGCGCCGGTTCCTGGAGGCGCTGCCGTGA
- a CDS encoding enoyl-CoA hydratase: MSDILVEHEGAIATVVFNRPKLRNAISLAMWTEIARVTEGLGKDDSVRAIVYRGAGRDAFASGADISEFKEHRKDTATSLRYNEQTAAAYRGIRDCPKPTVAMIFGFCMGGAMAIAMACDLRFAAEGSKFGIPAAKLNIIYPPDSVSQLVDLVGPAYAKDILFSARAVGDREAVAMGLIQRLVPPGELEPTTYDYLREVSENAPLSVRGSKQTIQSYLQGLTDERRQRLRELALEAFESEDYKEGTRAFLEKRAPRFQGR; encoded by the coding sequence ATGAGCGACATCCTGGTGGAGCACGAGGGCGCGATCGCGACGGTCGTCTTCAACCGGCCGAAGCTCCGCAACGCGATCAGCCTCGCGATGTGGACCGAGATCGCGCGCGTGACCGAGGGGCTCGGGAAGGACGACTCGGTCCGCGCGATCGTCTACCGCGGCGCGGGGCGCGACGCGTTCGCCTCCGGCGCCGACATCTCCGAGTTCAAGGAGCACCGCAAGGACACCGCGACCTCGCTCCGCTACAACGAGCAGACCGCCGCCGCGTACCGGGGGATCCGCGACTGCCCGAAGCCCACCGTCGCGATGATCTTCGGCTTCTGCATGGGCGGCGCGATGGCGATCGCGATGGCGTGCGACCTGCGCTTCGCCGCCGAGGGCTCGAAGTTCGGCATCCCCGCCGCGAAGCTCAACATCATTTATCCGCCCGACTCGGTCAGCCAGCTCGTGGACCTCGTCGGCCCCGCGTACGCGAAGGACATCCTGTTCTCGGCGCGCGCGGTGGGCGACCGCGAGGCGGTCGCGATGGGCCTGATCCAGCGCCTCGTGCCGCCCGGCGAGCTCGAGCCGACCACCTACGACTACCTCCGCGAGGTCTCCGAGAACGCGCCCCTGTCCGTCCGCGGCTCCAAGCAGACGATCCAGTCCTACCTCCAGGGCCTGACGGACGAGCGCCGCCAGCGGCTCCGGGAGCTGGCGCTCGAGGCGTTCGAGAGCGAGGACTACAAGGAGGGCACGCGGGCGTTCCTCGAGAAGCGGGCGCCCCGGTTCCAGGGCCGCTAG